The Parambassis ranga chromosome 1, fParRan2.1, whole genome shotgun sequence genome includes a region encoding these proteins:
- the rgl3a gene encoding ral guanine nucleotide dissociation stimulator-like 1 isoform X1 has translation MGKWQFSLDPVQEWGEEEEDGAVFGITLRREPALPSADTAELQTAFSFVQYHTVKVRRLKAATLERLVTHLLAPEHRESDFVPVFLSTYRAFTSTSTLIELLFQRDDSINNLDNTACPRSTLLPVIQLWLEDYSEDFHEPPQFQALRLLCVHLKCRLWFRRLAQAAESLLKKLQEQAACSQPASQHSRESLQQEHTDQEDGGETKDKHNFMDFPVRDVAEQLTRLDAELFFRVVPFHCLGCIWSQRDKKENRNLAPTVRATICQFNAVTNRVITSLLCPSSPSPSTSSPLSSPCSSSTFLYPSTAPSSPRCPHTGPAHRARIIERWIAIAQECRELKNFSSLKAILSALQANAVYRLKKTWSAVSRESMATFELLCETFPDENCVLTSREILVEDESQSDSSATADSKSPRLCSESRQTSVSSGVVPYLGTYLTVLTMLDTALTDTVEGGLINFEKRRREFEILSQIRQLQASCSHYKLPVSPHITAWLQAHTLLTDQESYELSRELEPPVDPCPSSPNLWSSRLLSRKLASLRTSSDSSLRKTHADQISVSSSGSSSSDMEDLSTPQPSPLRLKLKSLSGSLHNVAGDFSSMSSSSSPSLSSSSCSSSSHPDLSSSSLLSPDSSSSSSCSPQAVQPVYNKQIADLCVIRVSVESVSNGNIYKSILVTSQDHTPQVVQRALEKHNMDDISCNHFSLYQMLNNGKELQIPDKANVFYAMCTSANYDFVLRQRWRSHGRHFGSSSSPGLQSTSRHAK, from the exons ATGGGCAAATGGCAGTTCTCACTG GACCCGGTGCAGGAGTggggcgaggaggaggaggacggcgCTGTGTTTGGCATCACGCTGCGCAGGGAGCCCGCCCTGCCGAGCGCGGACACGGCCGAGCTCCAGACGGCCTTCAGCTTCGTCCAGTACCACACGGTGAAGGTGCGCAGGCTGAAGGCCGCCACCCTGGAGCGGCTGGTCACCCATCTGTTGGCCCCCGAGCACCGGGAGTCTGACTTCGTGCCGGTGTTCCTCTCCACCTACAGGGCCTTCACCTCCACCAGCACCCTCATTGAGCTGCTGTTTCAGAG GGATGACTCTATCAACAACCTGGATAACACAGCCTGCCCTCGCAG TACCTTGCTCCCAGTGATCCAGCTCTGGCTGGAGGACTACAGTGAAGACTTCCATGAGCCGCCTCAGTTCCAGGCCCTCCGTCTGCTGTGCGTCCACCTGAAGTGTCGCCTCTGGTTCAGACGCCTGGCTCAGGCTGCCGAGAGCCTGCTCAAAAAGCTCCAGGAACAAG CAGCTTGCAGCCAGCCTGCgtcacagcacagcagggaaTCACTGCAGCAGGAGCACACGGATCAGGAGGACGGAGGAGAGACtaaagacaaacacaactttatgGACTTCCCTGTGAGAGACGTTGCAGAGCAGCTGACCAGACTGGATGCT GAGCTGTTTTTCAGAGTGGTGCCGTTCCACTGCCTGGGCTGCATCTGGTCCCAGCGCGACAAGAAAGAAAACCGCAACCTGGCGCCAACTGTCCGCGCCACCATCTGCCAGTTCAACGCCGTCACCAACCGCGTCATCACCTCGCTCCTCTGCCCGTCCTCGCCCAGCCCTTCCACTTCCTCTCCCCTGTCCTCACCCTGCTCGTCCTCCACCTTCCTGTACCCCTCCACTGCCCCGAGCTCGCCTCGCTGCCCACACACCGGCCCGGCCCACAGAGCGCGCATCATCGAGAGGTGGATCGCCATCGCACAG GAGTGCAGAGAGCTGAAGAACTTCTCCTCTTTGAAGGCCATCCTCTCCGCCCTGCAGGCCAACGCTGTGTATCGCCTCAAGAAGACCTGGTCTGCTGTCAGCAG ggaGAGCATGGCTACATTTGAACTCCTCTGTGAGACCTTTCCTGATGAAAACTGTGTGCTGACCAGCAGAGAGATCCTGGTGGAG GATGAGAGTCAGTCGGACAGCAGCGCCACCGCCGACTCTAAGTCACCCCGTCTCTGTTCCGAGTCCAGACAGACG AGTGTGAGCAGTGGCGTTGTGCCGTACCTGGGCACATACCTGACCGTCCTCACCATGCTGGATACAGCTTTGACCGACACCGTGGAG GGTGGACTGATCAACTTTGAGAAACGCAGGCGG GAGTTTGAGATTCTCTCTCAGATTCGGCAGCTTCAGGCTTCCTGCTCTCACTACAAGCTGCCTGTCAGCCCTCACATCACCGCCtggctgcaggcacacacactgctaacagaccaagagag CTATGAGCTCTCTCGAGAACTGGAGCCCCCAGTTGACCCGTGTCCCAGCTCTCCTAACTTATGGAGCAGCCGCCTCCTCAGCAGAAAGCTGGCCTC GCTGCGAACATCCAGTGACAGCTCCCTCAGAAAGACCCACGCTGACCAGATCAGTGTGTCAtcctctggctccagcagctCAGACATGGAGGACCTGTCCACCCCTCAGCCCTCCCCCCTCAGACTCAAACTCAAG tctctctctggctctcttcACAACGTTGCAGGTGACttctcctccatgtcctcctcctcctctcccagcctctccagctcctcttgcagcaGCTCATCACATCCGGATctgagctcctcctctctgctgagcccagattcttcatcatcatccagctGCTCTCCTCAGGCAGTGCAGCCCGTCTACAACAAACAGATCGCGGATCTGTGCGTCATCAGGGTCAGCGTGGAAAGTGTCAGCAATGGAAACATCTATAAGAGCATACTG GTGACCAGTCAGGACCACACCCCTCAGGTGGTTCAGAGGGCTCTGGAAAAGCACAACATGGACGACATCAGCTGCAATCACTTCAGCCTCTACCAGATGCTCAACAATGGAAAAG AGCTGCAGATACCCGACAAAGCCAACGTGTTTTACGCCATGTGCACCTCTGCCAACTACGACTTTGTGCTGCGCCAGCGCTGGAGGAGCCACGGGAGACATTTCGGTTCCTCTTCCAGCCCCGGACTTCAGTCCACGAGCCGCCATGCCAAGTGA
- the odad3 gene encoding coiled-coil domain-containing protein 151: MPFSAETVHPPLHDQVTQLQRKLQMLEGNRSASCEGSRLGQSILQLRQENKRLRGEVAKYSAGHKHVNTALLRTGVDKDASLNMPEKFSQEAIATLDQKTLLKIRRLNAQKHTTQTQQSYFSQLKMESQRLKPGGSRGAADAQKEEEAAMLLRVAENKLGKTQFKNKEAESITANYLKLISHFQNESFTYSGQMDHLEAEFLKLTEELHKLQAMNTKVQRSKDAVKAELQQLEELLHKKRKERERTIAAYRKKVVDDQAQADKLDRKTQRTVMQPDDLSSEAQHSTTVMAVEEEKVISTFEEVYRHIKEITGVTDTQEVVERFTSCKKTHQDLDQLTEENQEVLLNLKGQKEHLNRQFEDMKYSGEAKHSSEQQILVEWEHQLQAQQQRCDGAKESLESLVKFFTTVQAGVEHLAHKLQHISLTDDIVPEVCPDSHEFVIELMTQCEMKLQLLHSELEGQDLATISKELEEDEFHIRIEKNLPDYNIRVKLPDDQTLDAFKDEEESEEDEAEVISREALKRQSQLIIDSKSKKKPWKKKGKL; this comes from the exons ATGCCCTTCAGCGCCGAGACGGTCCATCCTCCGCTGCACGACCAGGTCACGCAGCTGCAGCGCAAACTGCAGATGCTGG AGGGAAACCGAAGCGCGTCCTGTGAGGGCTCTCGGCTCGGTCAGTCCATCCTTCAGCTGAGGCAGGAGAACAAGAGGCTGCGCGGAGAAGTGGCCAAATATTCCGCT ggCCACAAACACGTTAACACGGCTTTGCTTAGAACAGGCGTGGACAAGGATGCTTCCCTCAACATGCCAGAAAAG TTCTCACAGGAGGCCATCGCAACTCTAGACCAGAAGACGCTGCTCAAGATAAGACGTCTCAATGCCCagaaacacaccacacagacccaGCAGAGCTACTTCAGCCAGCTGAAGATGGAAAGCCAGAGACTGAAGCCAGGGGGCAGCAGGGGCGCAGCGGACGctcagaaggaggaggaagctgcCATG CTGCTGCGGGTGGCAGAGAACAAGCTGGGGAAAACCCAGTTTAAGAATAAGGAGGCTGAGAGCATCACGGCCAACTATCTGAAACTTATCAGTCACTTTCAG AATGAGAGCTTTACCTACTCTGGTCAGATGGACCATTTGGAAGCAGAATTCCTGAAGCTGACAGAGGAGCTTCACAAGCTTCAGGCCATGAATACCAAGGTCCAGCGCTCTAAAGATGCTGTGAAG gctgagctgcagcagctggaggagctgctccaCAAGAAGCGCAAGGAGCGAGAGCGCACAATAGCAGCTTACAGGAAGAAGGTTGTGGACGACCAGGCCCAGGCTGATAAACTCgacagaaag acccagaggaCAGTTATGCAGCCGGATGATCTGAGCAGCGAGGCCCAGCACAGCACCACTGTGATGGCGGTGGAAGAGGAGAAGGTCATTTCCACCTTCGAGGAGGTCTACAGACACATCAAGGAGATCACCggagtcacagacacacag gaGGTTGTGGAGCGATTTACCTCTTGCAAGAAGACCCACCAGGACCTGGACCAGCTGACGGAGGAGAATCAGGAAGTCCTGCTGAATCTGAAGGGACAGAAGGAACATCTGAACCGGCAGTTTGAAGACATGAAATATTCTGGCGAGGCTAAACACTCCAG tGAGCAGCAGATCTTGGTGGAGTGGGAGCATCAGCTTCAGGctcagcagcagaggtgtgATGGAGCCAAAGAGAGCCTGGAGTCACTGGTTAAGTTTTTCACTACCGTTCAAGCTGGAGTGGAGCACCTGGCTCACAAGTTACAGCACATCTCTCTG ACTGATGACATAGTGCCCGAAGTGTGTCCGGACTCACATGAGTTTGTGATCGAGCTGATGACCCAGTGTGAGATGAAgctacagctgctgcacagcGAGCTTGAGGGCCAAGATCTGGCGACCATTTCGAAAGAGTTGGAAGAGGATGAG TTCCACATCAGGATTGAGAAGAATTTGCCAGACTACAATATCCGAGTCAAACTTCCCGATGATCAAACACTGGATGCCTTCAAAGACG aggaagagagtgagGAGGACGAGGCAGAAGTCATTTCCCGTGAGGCACTGAAGCGTCAGTCTCAGCTGATCATTGACTCCAAATCCAAGAAGAAGCCCTGGAAGAAGAAGGGCAAGCTCTGA
- the rgl3a gene encoding ral guanine nucleotide dissociation stimulator-like 1 isoform X2 translates to MGKWQFSLDPVQEWGEEEEDGAVFGITLRREPALPSADTAELQTAFSFVQYHTVKVRRLKAATLERLVTHLLAPEHRESDFVPVFLSTYRAFTSTSTLIELLFQRDDSINNLDNTACPRSTLLPVIQLWLEDYSEDFHEPPQFQALRLLCVHLKCRLWFRRLAQAAESLLKKLQEQACSQPASQHSRESLQQEHTDQEDGGETKDKHNFMDFPVRDVAEQLTRLDAELFFRVVPFHCLGCIWSQRDKKENRNLAPTVRATICQFNAVTNRVITSLLCPSSPSPSTSSPLSSPCSSSTFLYPSTAPSSPRCPHTGPAHRARIIERWIAIAQECRELKNFSSLKAILSALQANAVYRLKKTWSAVSRESMATFELLCETFPDENCVLTSREILVEDESQSDSSATADSKSPRLCSESRQTSVSSGVVPYLGTYLTVLTMLDTALTDTVEGGLINFEKRRREFEILSQIRQLQASCSHYKLPVSPHITAWLQAHTLLTDQESYELSRELEPPVDPCPSSPNLWSSRLLSRKLASLRTSSDSSLRKTHADQISVSSSGSSSSDMEDLSTPQPSPLRLKLKSLSGSLHNVAGDFSSMSSSSSPSLSSSSCSSSSHPDLSSSSLLSPDSSSSSSCSPQAVQPVYNKQIADLCVIRVSVESVSNGNIYKSILVTSQDHTPQVVQRALEKHNMDDISCNHFSLYQMLNNGKELQIPDKANVFYAMCTSANYDFVLRQRWRSHGRHFGSSSSPGLQSTSRHAK, encoded by the exons ATGGGCAAATGGCAGTTCTCACTG GACCCGGTGCAGGAGTggggcgaggaggaggaggacggcgCTGTGTTTGGCATCACGCTGCGCAGGGAGCCCGCCCTGCCGAGCGCGGACACGGCCGAGCTCCAGACGGCCTTCAGCTTCGTCCAGTACCACACGGTGAAGGTGCGCAGGCTGAAGGCCGCCACCCTGGAGCGGCTGGTCACCCATCTGTTGGCCCCCGAGCACCGGGAGTCTGACTTCGTGCCGGTGTTCCTCTCCACCTACAGGGCCTTCACCTCCACCAGCACCCTCATTGAGCTGCTGTTTCAGAG GGATGACTCTATCAACAACCTGGATAACACAGCCTGCCCTCGCAG TACCTTGCTCCCAGTGATCCAGCTCTGGCTGGAGGACTACAGTGAAGACTTCCATGAGCCGCCTCAGTTCCAGGCCCTCCGTCTGCTGTGCGTCCACCTGAAGTGTCGCCTCTGGTTCAGACGCCTGGCTCAGGCTGCCGAGAGCCTGCTCAAAAAGCTCCAGGAACAAG CTTGCAGCCAGCCTGCgtcacagcacagcagggaaTCACTGCAGCAGGAGCACACGGATCAGGAGGACGGAGGAGAGACtaaagacaaacacaactttatgGACTTCCCTGTGAGAGACGTTGCAGAGCAGCTGACCAGACTGGATGCT GAGCTGTTTTTCAGAGTGGTGCCGTTCCACTGCCTGGGCTGCATCTGGTCCCAGCGCGACAAGAAAGAAAACCGCAACCTGGCGCCAACTGTCCGCGCCACCATCTGCCAGTTCAACGCCGTCACCAACCGCGTCATCACCTCGCTCCTCTGCCCGTCCTCGCCCAGCCCTTCCACTTCCTCTCCCCTGTCCTCACCCTGCTCGTCCTCCACCTTCCTGTACCCCTCCACTGCCCCGAGCTCGCCTCGCTGCCCACACACCGGCCCGGCCCACAGAGCGCGCATCATCGAGAGGTGGATCGCCATCGCACAG GAGTGCAGAGAGCTGAAGAACTTCTCCTCTTTGAAGGCCATCCTCTCCGCCCTGCAGGCCAACGCTGTGTATCGCCTCAAGAAGACCTGGTCTGCTGTCAGCAG ggaGAGCATGGCTACATTTGAACTCCTCTGTGAGACCTTTCCTGATGAAAACTGTGTGCTGACCAGCAGAGAGATCCTGGTGGAG GATGAGAGTCAGTCGGACAGCAGCGCCACCGCCGACTCTAAGTCACCCCGTCTCTGTTCCGAGTCCAGACAGACG AGTGTGAGCAGTGGCGTTGTGCCGTACCTGGGCACATACCTGACCGTCCTCACCATGCTGGATACAGCTTTGACCGACACCGTGGAG GGTGGACTGATCAACTTTGAGAAACGCAGGCGG GAGTTTGAGATTCTCTCTCAGATTCGGCAGCTTCAGGCTTCCTGCTCTCACTACAAGCTGCCTGTCAGCCCTCACATCACCGCCtggctgcaggcacacacactgctaacagaccaagagag CTATGAGCTCTCTCGAGAACTGGAGCCCCCAGTTGACCCGTGTCCCAGCTCTCCTAACTTATGGAGCAGCCGCCTCCTCAGCAGAAAGCTGGCCTC GCTGCGAACATCCAGTGACAGCTCCCTCAGAAAGACCCACGCTGACCAGATCAGTGTGTCAtcctctggctccagcagctCAGACATGGAGGACCTGTCCACCCCTCAGCCCTCCCCCCTCAGACTCAAACTCAAG tctctctctggctctcttcACAACGTTGCAGGTGACttctcctccatgtcctcctcctcctctcccagcctctccagctcctcttgcagcaGCTCATCACATCCGGATctgagctcctcctctctgctgagcccagattcttcatcatcatccagctGCTCTCCTCAGGCAGTGCAGCCCGTCTACAACAAACAGATCGCGGATCTGTGCGTCATCAGGGTCAGCGTGGAAAGTGTCAGCAATGGAAACATCTATAAGAGCATACTG GTGACCAGTCAGGACCACACCCCTCAGGTGGTTCAGAGGGCTCTGGAAAAGCACAACATGGACGACATCAGCTGCAATCACTTCAGCCTCTACCAGATGCTCAACAATGGAAAAG AGCTGCAGATACCCGACAAAGCCAACGTGTTTTACGCCATGTGCACCTCTGCCAACTACGACTTTGTGCTGCGCCAGCGCTGGAGGAGCCACGGGAGACATTTCGGTTCCTCTTCCAGCCCCGGACTTCAGTCCACGAGCCGCCATGCCAAGTGA